From the genome of Symphalangus syndactylus isolate Jambi chromosome 5, NHGRI_mSymSyn1-v2.1_pri, whole genome shotgun sequence, one region includes:
- the LOC129482489 gene encoding LOW QUALITY PROTEIN: golgin subfamily A member 6-like protein 26 (The sequence of the model RefSeq protein was modified relative to this genomic sequence to represent the inferred CDS: substituted 1 base at 1 genomic stop codon) — translation MVMWPQPHLPTHPMMSNETRQSKLAQAKEKLRDPHPQTNPSVGTGASDTKRKKINNGTNPETTTSCGCHSPEDEKTASLQHQEALRRELEAQVHTIRILTCQKTELQTALYYSQHAVKQLEGESRDLISRLHDSWRFTGELEQALSAVSTQKKAADRYIEELTKERDALSLELYRNTITNEESKEKNAELQEKLRLVESEKSEIQLNVKELKGKLERAKLLLPQQQLQAEADHLGKELQSVSAKLQAQVEENELWNCLNQEQQEKMWRQEEKIREKEEKIRKKEEKMQEKEEKIREQEEKMREKEEKMREKEEKMRRQEEKMXEKEEKMREKEEKMREKEEKMRRQEEMMREEEKMNEQEKIQEQEKIREREKRQEQEEKIWRQEEKIREKEEKIREQEEKMWRQEEKMHEQEKIREEEKRQKQEEKMWRQEEKVREQEEMWRQKEKMHEQEGKIQEQEEKMWRQEEKIREQEEKIREQEEKIWRQEEKMREQKENMHEQEEKMWRQEEKMHEQEKIREEEKRQEEEEKMWRQEEKIREQEEMWRQKEKMHEQEEKIQEQEEKVREQEEKIREQEEKIREQEEKIREQEEKMWRQEEKMQEQEEKMWEQEEKIQEQEKMRRQEKMWEQEVRLWQQEEKMQEQEEHLEAAIYRADDKKAKTINM, via the exons ATGGTGATGTGGCCCCAACCCCACCTCCCTACCCATCCCATGATGTCCAACGAAACCCGACAGAGCAAATTGGCCCAGGCCAAGGAAAAG TTGAGAGACCCTCATCCCCAGACCAACCCTAGTGTTGGTACAGGAGCAAGCGacaccaaaaggaagaaaataaataatggcaCTAACCCTGAGACAACAACTTCCTGTGGTTGCCACTCACCTGAGGAT GAAAAGACGGCAAGCCTCCAACATCAGGAAGCCCTAAGGAGGGAGCTAGAG GCCCAGGTTCATACCATACGAATCCTTACATGTCAGAAAACGGAGCTTCAGACGGCACTCTATTACAGCCAGCATGCTGTCAAGCAGTTGGAAG GAGAGTCCAGGGATCTGATCAGCCGCCTGCATGATTCATGGAGGTTTACAGGAGAGTTAGAGCAGGCTCTCTCTGCTGTGTCTACACAGAAGAAGGCGGCGGATAGG TACATCGAGGAGTTAACAAAGGAGAGGGACGCCCTGAGTCTGGAACTGTACAGGAACAC CATAACCAATGAGGAGTCGAAGGAGAAAAATGCCGAACTACAAGAAAAACTTCGACTTGTAGAATCTGAAAAGTCTGAGATCCAGCTCAACGTAAAGGAGCTAAAAGGGAAGCTGGAGAGGGCCAAGCTCCTGCTGCCACAG cagcagctgcaggcGGAGGCTGACCACCTGGGTAAGGAGCTGCAGAGTGTGTCAGCAAAGCTCCAAGCCCAGGTGGAAGAGAACGAGTTGTGGAACTGCCTGAACCAGGAACAACAGGAGAAgatgtggaggcaggaggagaagatacgggagaaggaggagaagatacggaagaaggaggagaagatgcaggagaaggaggagaagatacgggagcaggaggagaagatgcgggagaaggaggagaagatgcgggagaaggaggagaagatgcggaggcaggaggagaagatgtgagagaaggaggagaagatgcgggagaaggaggagaagatgcgggagaaggaggagaagatgcgGAGGCAGGAGGAGATGATGCGGGAGGAGGAGAAGATGAACGAGCAGGAGAAGATACAGGAGCAGGAGAAGATACGCGAGCGGGAGAagaggcaggagcaggaggagaagatatggaggcaggaggagaagata cgggagaaggaggagaagatacgagagcaggaggagaagatgtggaggcaggaggagaagatgCACGAGCAGGAGAAGATacgggaggaggagaagaggcagaagcaggaggagaagatgtggaggcaggaggagaaggtACGGGAGCAGGAGGAGATGTGGAGGCAGAAGGAGAAGATGCACGAGCAGGAGGGGAAGATacaggagcaggaggagaagatgtggaggcaggaggagaagatacgggagcaggaggagaagatacgggagcaggaggagaagatatggaggcaggaggagaagatgAGGGAGCAGAAGGAGAATATGCACGAGCAGGAGGAGAAGATGTGGAGGCAAGAGGAGAAGATGCACGAGCAGGAGAAGATacgggaggaggagaagaggcaggaggaggaggagaagatgtggaggcaggaggagaagataCGGGAGCAGGAGGAGATGTGGAGGCAGAAGGAGAAGATGCACGAGCAGGAGGAGAAGATACAGGAGCAAGAGGAGAAGgt gcgggagcaggaggagaagataagggagcaggaggagaagatacgggagcaggaggagaagatacgggagcaggaggagaagatgtggaggcaggaggagaagatgCAGGAACAGGAGGAGAAGATGTGGGAACAGGAGGAGAAGATTCAGGAACAGGAGAAGATGCGGAGGCAGGAGAAGATGTGGGAGCAGGAAGTGAGGCTGTGGCAGCAGGAGGAGAAGATGCAGGAACAGGAG GAGCACCTGGAAGCTGCCATCTACCGAGCAGATGACAAGAAGGCAAAGACAATAAACATGTAA